Genomic segment of Marinitoga hydrogenitolerans DSM 16785:
GACACCAATTTTGTAATTGTATCTAACAACAGGTGTGAAATTAAATATAGCAACAATTAATTCATCTGAATTTTTACCTTTTCTAATAAATGAAATAACACTATTTTCCCTATCGTTATAATCGATCCACTCAAAACCATCAGGAGAATGGTCTAATTCATAAAGTGCTGGATTTTTCTTATATAATGTATTTAAATCAGTTATTAGTTGAAGCATTTTTCTATGAGAATCAAAATCCAATAAATTCCAATCAAGAGATTTTTTGCAATTCCATTCGTTAAATTGTGCAATATCATTTCCCATAAATAAAAGTTTTTTTCCAGGATGTGCAAACATATATGAGTAGAATAATCTTAAATTAGCAAATTTTTGCCAATAATCTCCAGGCATTTTATTTATCATAGATCCTTTTCCATGAACAACTTCATCGTGAGATAAAACTAAAATATAATTTTCAGCAAAAGCATAAACCATAGAGAATGTCAACTCATCTTGATGAAATTTTCTATATAAAGGATCTCTTTCAATATATCTTAAAGAATCATTCATCCATCCCATATTCCACTTCATTGAAAAACCAAGGCCTCCAAAATCTACAGGTTTTGATACACCTGGCCAGGCGGTGGATTCTTCTGCTATTGTTAATATTCCAGGGAAATATTGATGTGTAACAGTATTAAAATATTTTACAAAATCTATAGCTTCTAAATTTTCCCTTCCGCCAAATACATTTGGAACCCATTCTCCATCTTTTCTACTAAAATCTAAATATAACATAGATGCAACAGCATCTACTCTTAATCCATCAATGTGAAATTTATCAAGCCAATATAATGCATTAGATATTAAAAAGTTTTTAACCTCATTTCTTCCGTAATTAAATACATAAGTTCCCCAATCAGGGTGTTCTCCTAATCTTGGATCCATGTGTTCATATAAAGCAGTTCCATCAAATTTACCTAATCCGTGAGCATCTTTTGGAAAATGTCCTGGAACCCAGTCTAAAATTACACCTATATTATTTTGATGCATATAATCTACAAAGTACATAAAATCTTCTGGTTTCCCATATCTACTTGTTGGAGAAAAATATCCAGTAACTTGATATCCCCATGATTCATCTAAAGGATGTTCTAAAATTGGTAATATTTCAATATGTGTATAATTATGTTCTTTTACATAATTAACTAATTCATGAGCTAATTCTCTATAATTCATAAATTCATTACCATTTTTCTTTTTCCATGATCCTAAATGGACTTCATAAATAGAGATAGGTTTTTCAAACCAGTTTGTTTCTCTTCTTCTCTTTAACCAATCTTTATCTTTCCACACATACTTTTTATGAAAATCATATACTATTGAAGCATTATTAGGTCTTAATTCAGTATAAAAAGCATATGGATCAGCTTTTAAAAGAATATTATTATCTTTAGTTTTTATTTCAAATTTATAAGTATCACCTTCCTGAACAAGAGGGATAAAGATTTCCCAAACACCAGATGAACCTAAAACTCTCATTTGATGAATACGGCCATCCCAATTATTAAAATTTCCAACGACACTAACCCTTTTAGCGTTTGGAGCCCATACAGCAAAATATGTACCTTTTGCTCCATCGATTTCCATAGGATGCGCCCCTAACTTTTCATATATTTTATGATTATTACCTTCATTAAAGAGGTATAAATCATAATCTGATATTACAGGCAAAAAGCTATAAGGGTCTCTAGACTGCCAAATGTTATTATCTTTATCTTTATATAAAAACTCATATTTAAAAAAAGTTTTTCTTTTTAAAACTCTTTCAAACAACCCACCAGGATGAATTTTTTTCATTTTATATTTTCTCTTTGTTTTCGTATTAAGATTCATAATTTCAATACTCTCTGCAAAAGGATGGAAAGTTCGGATAACAATTTCTTTTTCATTTAATTTATGAATACCTAATATAGAAAAAGGATCATGATGTTCGGCCTTTACTATTTTTAACATTTCATCATCTAACATTGTACCCATGTCACAGCCACCCCCAGAATTTAAATTCACTTAAAAAAATGAGATTTTTTAAGTTTATCGTCTTTATTTAATTATAACACAAAATTTTTATCTGTCAAGAAAAATAAAAAATATACTTGAAGAAGGATTGTGATCTTTAACAAAGTTAAAAATTTATTCTAATCATATTTATTGATAAATGAACATTATATATAATAAAAATCAATTAAGAGTAAAAAGCTCAAGTTTTTTTTGAATTGTAAATTTTAGATAAAAATAAAATTATGATATAATGAAGACCCAGTAAAAAGATTTTTTTCAAAAAAT
This window contains:
- the glgB gene encoding 1,4-alpha-glucan branching protein GlgB, translated to MGTMLDDEMLKIVKAEHHDPFSILGIHKLNEKEIVIRTFHPFAESIEIMNLNTKTKRKYKMKKIHPGGLFERVLKRKTFFKYEFLYKDKDNNIWQSRDPYSFLPVISDYDLYLFNEGNNHKIYEKLGAHPMEIDGAKGTYFAVWAPNAKRVSVVGNFNNWDGRIHQMRVLGSSGVWEIFIPLVQEGDTYKFEIKTKDNNILLKADPYAFYTELRPNNASIVYDFHKKYVWKDKDWLKRRRETNWFEKPISIYEVHLGSWKKKNGNEFMNYRELAHELVNYVKEHNYTHIEILPILEHPLDESWGYQVTGYFSPTSRYGKPEDFMYFVDYMHQNNIGVILDWVPGHFPKDAHGLGKFDGTALYEHMDPRLGEHPDWGTYVFNYGRNEVKNFLISNALYWLDKFHIDGLRVDAVASMLYLDFSRKDGEWVPNVFGGRENLEAIDFVKYFNTVTHQYFPGILTIAEESTAWPGVSKPVDFGGLGFSMKWNMGWMNDSLRYIERDPLYRKFHQDELTFSMVYAFAENYILVLSHDEVVHGKGSMINKMPGDYWQKFANLRLFYSYMFAHPGKKLLFMGNDIAQFNEWNCKKSLDWNLLDFDSHRKMLQLITDLNTLYKKNPALYELDHSPDGFEWIDYNDRENSVISFIRKGKNSDELIVAIFNFTPVVRYNYKIGVPRAGFYKEILNTDSEIYWGSNVGNQGGLYAEKIPFHGRDFSINLTLPPLAGIYFKWQKEK